The genomic DNA GTCACGCCCTGTTGCGCCAGCGCCTGCTCGATGGCTCGGCGCTGTTCCGGCGGCATGGCCGCCATCTGCTGCTGGGCCTGCGCCATCGCCTGCATCGCGGCAGGATCGGCGGCGGGGACCTTGCTGGTCATTTCCCACAGGCCGGGCTTGATGGACGCGGCCAGGGCCGGCAGCGTCAGCGCCGCCGACAGCAGGGCCGCGCGGCAGAGCGAGGTGAGGGCAGGGGTGGCGCAGGTGCTCATGGTGTCTCCTGTCGTAATCCCGGCCGCGGCGGCCGCCGGGTAGGGGGTAGCGCTGGGAATCAGCTGCGTGGCGCCGCCTCGGCCACGTAGATCTCCACGCGGCGGTTGCGGGCGCGACCGCTGTTGTCGTCGTTCGACGCGATCGGTTCGCGCGCGCCGCGGCCTTCGACGACGATGCGCGTCGGCGAGACACCCTTGGTCGCCAGGTAGTCGCGCGTGTGCGAGGCGCGCTCGATCGACAGCGGCTGGTTGATCGAATCGCTGCCCGTGCTGTCGGTGTGGCCGATGATCGTTACCGTGGTGGCCGGGTTCTCGTTCAGCGTGGTGGCGAAGCGGTCCAGGATCGGGCGGAAGTTGGACTTGATGTCGGCCCGGTTGGTGTCGAACGAGATGTCGCTCGGGATCTCCATTTTCAGGCGGTTGTCGGCGGTCTGCGTGACCTGCACGCCGGTGCCCTGGGTCGCCTGTTCCATCGTCTTCTTCTGCGCTTCCATGCGCTTGGACCAGATATTGCCGGCCACCGCGCCGACGGCCGCGCCCAGCACGGCGCCGCCGGCCGCACGGCCGCCGCCACCGCCGCTCGTCGAGGCGCCCAGGATCGCGCCCAGGCCGGCGCCGATGCCGGCACCGGTGGCGGTGCCGCGCTGTTCGGAATTCATGTCCGCGCAACCGGTGGCGCCGACCGTCATGGCCAGCGCGACGGCACCGGCGACCGCCTTCTTGCAGGTTTCGTTCAGGATGTTCATGGGCGTTGTTCCTCCTTGTTATGGTGTGCCACAAAAAAACACAGCGGCGTGCATTCTCATGCAGCGCCGCTGTTGGTGTCGCTAGTCAAGCTAGACGCCGCGTCCGCTGATCAGGCGCAGCAGGATCATGATGACGGCCACGACCAGCAGGATGTGGATGAAACCGCCGATGGTGTACGACGTGACCAGACCCAGCAGCCACAGAATGATAAGCACTACAGCAATTGTATAAAGCATGATCGGATCCTCTCGTCTCAAGTTAATTATCCGGCGGTATGGTGCCGCGCCGTCGTGAAATCATTATCGTCCTGTCTACTGCTGGCTTCTGTTCGATGCCGTACACTGGCAGAAAAAGTATTGGTAATTTTCCAACACAACAGCGCAGTGACTACTTGTCGCCCAGCCGTGGCACCCAACCGAGCAGGCCGAGCAGCCCCGTCACGCCGAACAGCCCGATCACCAGGCCACCAGTCAGCAGCAGCATGATGGTCCATTCCGGCACGGCCGCCTCGGCCGTCTCCAGCTCCACGAAGCCGATCCGCGCCAACAGTAGGCCCAGCGCGATCAGCCAGCCCCAGATCATCCTGTTCATCATCTTCCTCCTGTCGATGGTTGCGCCTTGCGCCCGATGCTGCGGCGTGAATCGATTGTGTCGGCTGCTGTCGAGCCGGCTCTGTTCGCTGCCGCACACAGAAAAAAAAAGCCCCGTGGCATGCCACGAGGCTTGGACTGGACATCCGTCGGGAAGGTTCAGCGCGATTGCAGCATGCCATTCACGACCTTGACCTGGTCGCCCTGGCGCCACACCGGCGAGTCGGTGTGGAAGGTGCGCAGTTCGCCGTCGTTCATGCGCACGGTGACGTCGTACTTCTTGGTCGCTTTCATATTGCCCTCGACCTGGTTGCCGACGACGGCACCGCCGATGGCGCCGGCGATGGTGGCCAGGTCGCGGCCCTTGC from Pseudoduganella armeniaca includes the following:
- a CDS encoding lmo0937 family membrane protein, which produces MLYTIAVVLIILWLLGLVTSYTIGGFIHILLVVAVIMILLRLISGRGV
- a CDS encoding OmpA family protein is translated as MNILNETCKKAVAGAVALAMTVGATGCADMNSEQRGTATGAGIGAGLGAILGASTSGGGGGRAAGGAVLGAAVGAVAGNIWSKRMEAQKKTMEQATQGTGVQVTQTADNRLKMEIPSDISFDTNRADIKSNFRPILDRFATTLNENPATTVTIIGHTDSTGSDSINQPLSIERASHTRDYLATKGVSPTRIVVEGRGAREPIASNDDNSGRARNRRVEIYVAEAAPRS